From a single Microbacterium murale genomic region:
- a CDS encoding polyprenyl synthetase family protein: MTSSPAAPGSRLASRLGFSDRVFIGRAARRVADQIEAGLDLVENGLAEDLRVADSVADAASRYLYEAGGKRIRPVLALLTAQLGEGNIPAVIDIAKALEMTHLGSLYHDDVMDGADRRRGVPAAHAVWGNSVAILTGDILFSRASQLMSRYGDRAIRLQADTFERLVMGQLHETVGAQPGDDPIEFYINVLADKTGSLIAAATQGGAIFSNAPAEYVEPLRLYGEKVGVAFQLLDDVIDLSAKPEETGKVPGTDLRAGVPTMPYLLLKTETDAASAALAVQIDEGVARIADGEDPAILDQPLAELRDHVVTQKTLELARTWTRDAIDALAPLPKGTVREALTRFAESLADRSS; encoded by the coding sequence GTGACTTCGAGCCCTGCCGCCCCGGGTTCGCGCCTCGCGAGCCGTCTCGGCTTCAGCGACCGCGTTTTCATCGGACGCGCCGCACGCCGTGTGGCCGACCAGATCGAAGCGGGACTCGATCTCGTCGAGAACGGCCTTGCCGAAGACCTGCGTGTCGCAGACTCCGTCGCGGATGCGGCAAGCCGCTACCTCTACGAGGCGGGTGGCAAACGCATCCGTCCCGTGTTGGCGCTGCTGACCGCGCAGCTCGGTGAAGGCAATATCCCGGCAGTGATCGACATCGCGAAGGCGTTGGAGATGACGCACCTCGGCTCGCTCTATCACGACGACGTCATGGACGGGGCAGACCGCCGACGCGGTGTCCCTGCCGCGCACGCCGTCTGGGGGAACAGCGTTGCGATCCTCACCGGAGACATCTTGTTCTCGCGGGCGAGTCAGCTGATGTCGCGCTACGGAGACCGCGCCATCCGCCTGCAGGCCGACACCTTCGAGCGCCTCGTGATGGGGCAGCTGCATGAGACCGTCGGCGCGCAGCCCGGTGACGATCCGATCGAGTTCTACATCAACGTGCTCGCTGACAAGACCGGTTCGCTGATCGCTGCGGCCACACAGGGCGGTGCGATCTTCTCCAACGCCCCGGCCGAGTATGTGGAGCCGCTTCGCCTCTACGGCGAGAAGGTCGGCGTCGCCTTCCAGCTGCTGGATGACGTGATCGATCTGTCGGCGAAGCCGGAGGAGACCGGCAAGGTGCCGGGCACCGATCTTCGCGCCGGGGTTCCGACCATGCCGTACCTGCTGCTGAAGACCGAGACGGATGCCGCATCTGCAGCTCTCGCCGTGCAGATCGACGAGGGCGTCGCGCGCATCGCTGATGGGGAGGATCCTGCGATCCTCGATCAGCCGCTGGCCGAGCTGCGCGACCACGTCGTGACGCAGAAGACGCTCGAGCTCGCGCGCACCTGGACACGTGACGCCATCGACGCACTGGCGCCGTTGCCCAAGGGCACGGTGCGCGAAGCGCTGACACGTTTCGCAGAATCACTCGCTGACCGCAGCAGCTGA
- a CDS encoding class I SAM-dependent methyltransferase produces MTQSKRADLGKDPQRVSGMFDQVAAGYDRTNTAMTFGNDALWRAATTRAVAPERGERILDLAAGTASSSASIAMSGADVVAADFSPGMLAEGKRRHGHLKNLSFVEADAMNLPFADDEFDAVTMSYGLRNVQQPKKALAELFRVTKPGGRLVVNEFSTPPGKAFRSLYRFYNAQVLPRVARVAGTNGDAYDYLNESIKDWPDQRTLSAWLREAGWTDVAYRNLSFGIVALHRATKPVKPATPKKPATPKKPTTPKKPTKATKQA; encoded by the coding sequence GTGACTCAGTCCAAACGCGCCGACCTCGGCAAGGATCCCCAGCGCGTCAGCGGCATGTTCGACCAGGTCGCCGCAGGCTACGACCGAACCAACACCGCGATGACGTTCGGCAACGACGCGCTCTGGCGTGCGGCCACCACTCGCGCGGTCGCGCCCGAACGTGGCGAGCGGATCCTCGATCTCGCGGCAGGCACAGCATCCTCATCAGCATCCATCGCGATGAGCGGCGCTGACGTCGTCGCCGCCGACTTCTCACCTGGCATGCTCGCCGAGGGCAAGCGACGCCACGGCCACCTGAAGAATCTGTCGTTCGTCGAAGCGGACGCCATGAATCTGCCCTTCGCGGACGATGAGTTCGACGCCGTGACGATGTCGTACGGCCTCCGCAACGTGCAGCAGCCGAAGAAGGCGCTCGCCGAGCTGTTCCGCGTCACCAAGCCCGGCGGGCGACTCGTCGTCAACGAGTTCTCCACACCCCCTGGCAAGGCGTTCCGAAGCCTCTACCGCTTCTACAACGCCCAGGTGCTCCCGCGCGTCGCGCGGGTGGCCGGCACGAATGGCGATGCCTACGACTACCTGAACGAATCGATCAAGGACTGGCCGGATCAGCGGACGCTCTCTGCGTGGCTGCGTGAGGCGGGTTGGACGGACGTCGCCTACCGAAACCTCTCGTTCGGTATCGTGGCGCTGCATCGTGCGACCAAGCCGGTGAAGCCGGCCACGCCGAAGAAGCCGGCCACGCCGAAGAAGCCGACCACGCCGAAGAAGCCGACCAAGGCGACAAAGCAGGCATGA
- a CDS encoding isochorismate synthase, with translation MSRSLIVQTREIDPVEDLLAYAHPSAPLAWLRRGDGFVAVGDSMPTFIRIPAGTAAVRSEMMADAWRELAAAAEIDDPVNLPGTGLVGFGALTFDEGSSSDSILVVPSVILGKRKGRGWITRIALAGEDLPQDQPDATLELRPYGPHWAGTLGPGRQSPEGYQASIRAALDRIGAGEISKVVLARDLAGTVPGGSDLRRLVRELSTGYPDTWTFAVDGLIGASPETLVTVQDGAVTARVLAGTIGRGADADEDNTASAALSSSVKDIDEHQYAVQSVLVSLRPHTRALASSEQPFLLKLPNLFHLATDVEGELSDGASALDLVGALHPTAAVAGTPTKAAIAAISQLEPFDRGRYAGPVGWVDSNGNGEWAIALRCAQFEVGSLRGTGDGDTLGVTAYAGAGIVAASNPETELLETRVKFRPLVDALA, from the coding sequence GTGAGCAGAAGCCTGATCGTGCAGACCCGTGAGATCGACCCGGTCGAAGACCTTCTGGCGTACGCACACCCTTCTGCTCCCCTGGCCTGGCTCCGTCGGGGCGACGGCTTCGTCGCGGTCGGCGACTCGATGCCGACCTTCATCCGCATCCCCGCCGGCACAGCGGCCGTGCGCTCCGAGATGATGGCTGACGCCTGGCGAGAGCTGGCTGCTGCGGCAGAGATCGACGACCCGGTGAACCTCCCCGGAACCGGGCTGGTCGGCTTCGGCGCGCTGACCTTCGACGAGGGCTCCTCCTCCGACAGCATCCTCGTCGTGCCGTCCGTCATCCTCGGCAAGCGCAAGGGTCGAGGATGGATCACCCGGATCGCGCTCGCAGGCGAAGACCTTCCGCAGGACCAGCCGGACGCCACTCTCGAGCTGCGCCCTTACGGCCCGCACTGGGCCGGCACACTGGGGCCAGGACGACAGAGTCCCGAGGGCTACCAGGCATCCATCCGTGCTGCCCTCGACCGCATAGGGGCAGGCGAGATCAGCAAAGTCGTGCTCGCGCGTGATCTTGCAGGGACCGTACCCGGCGGCAGCGACCTTCGCCGACTCGTGCGCGAGCTGTCGACCGGATATCCCGACACCTGGACCTTCGCCGTCGACGGGTTGATCGGAGCGAGCCCCGAGACGCTGGTCACCGTTCAGGACGGCGCGGTGACCGCGCGCGTGCTGGCGGGCACGATCGGCCGTGGGGCGGATGCCGATGAGGACAACACCGCGTCCGCAGCGCTGTCGTCCAGCGTGAAGGACATAGACGAGCACCAGTACGCCGTGCAGAGCGTGCTCGTCTCGCTGCGCCCGCACACCAGGGCGCTGGCGTCGAGCGAGCAGCCGTTCCTGCTGAAGCTGCCGAACCTCTTCCATCTCGCCACCGATGTGGAGGGCGAGTTGTCCGACGGCGCGTCCGCACTCGACCTGGTCGGAGCGCTCCATCCGACCGCCGCGGTCGCCGGCACCCCGACGAAGGCGGCGATCGCCGCGATCAGCCAGCTCGAACCGTTCGATCGCGGCCGCTATGCAGGACCGGTCGGATGGGTCGACAGCAACGGGAACGGCGAATGGGCGATCGCGCTGCGCTGCGCCCAGTTCGAGGTCGGATCCCTGCGCGGCACGGGCGACGGTGACACGCTCGGCGTCACGGCATACGCGGGAGCGGGCATCGTCGCCGCGAGCAACCCCGAGACCGAGCTGCTGGAGACCAGGGTGAAATTCCGGCCCCTGGTCGACGCGCTGGCGTAG
- a CDS encoding PPK2 family polyphosphate kinase, producing MSTRGWSGEASEILRVDKGFRLADVDPGDRPGYDGDKKSGQKDLAVGIESLGQLQERLFAESRTGDTTDSVLLVLQAMDSAGKGGIVRHVVGGVDPQGIALTAFKAPTDEERAHDFLWRVEQRLPEPGFIGVFDRSHYEDVLIGKVRTLAPEQEIERRYDAINEFEAQTSASGIRIVKVMLHISPEEQKERLMERLERPDKHWKYNPGDVDERMLWPRYMDAYQTVFDRTSTEVAPWHVVPANSKWYARLAVQELLLKALEAIDPQWPAADYDIEAEKKRLAAS from the coding sequence ATGAGCACACGAGGCTGGTCAGGCGAAGCATCCGAGATCCTGCGAGTGGACAAGGGTTTCCGTCTGGCCGACGTCGACCCGGGCGACCGCCCCGGCTACGACGGCGACAAGAAGAGCGGCCAGAAGGATCTCGCCGTCGGCATCGAGTCGCTCGGACAACTGCAGGAGCGCCTGTTCGCGGAGAGCCGCACAGGTGACACGACGGACTCGGTGCTGCTGGTGCTGCAGGCGATGGACTCCGCAGGCAAGGGCGGCATCGTCAGGCACGTCGTCGGCGGCGTCGATCCGCAGGGGATCGCGCTGACCGCGTTCAAGGCGCCGACCGACGAGGAGCGTGCGCACGACTTCCTGTGGCGCGTCGAGCAACGGCTGCCTGAGCCGGGCTTCATCGGAGTCTTCGACCGCTCTCATTACGAGGACGTGCTGATCGGCAAGGTGCGCACGCTCGCTCCCGAGCAGGAGATCGAGCGGCGGTACGACGCGATCAACGAATTCGAGGCCCAGACCTCGGCATCCGGAATCCGCATCGTGAAGGTGATGCTGCACATCTCACCGGAGGAGCAGAAGGAGCGCTTGATGGAGCGCCTCGAGCGCCCGGACAAGCACTGGAAGTACAACCCCGGCGACGTCGACGAGCGGATGCTGTGGCCGCGGTACATGGATGCGTATCAGACGGTGTTCGACCGCACCTCGACGGAGGTCGCGCCCTGGCACGTCGTGCCGGCGAACAGCAAGTGGTATGCGCGGCTGGCTGTGCAGGAACTGCTGCTGAAGGCGCTGGAGGCCATCGACCCGCAGTGGCCCGCCGCGGATTACGACATCGAGGCGGAGAAGAAGCGCCTCGCGGCGAGCTGA
- a CDS encoding hemerythrin domain-containing protein, producing MSESEAGAAERDTTRFSAWSAELRKVHGTLRDALRVTRQAVADGDPGVTAARDLLLYCHGFCVALDGHHRSEDHVLFPAIESAHPELAPVLRKLEQDHSMIAHLLGGLQSAVDSHAAPEELDRHLEGVAAIMESHFRYEERQLLIVLEALELDAAPMEALGSF from the coding sequence GTGAGTGAATCAGAAGCCGGCGCCGCGGAGCGCGATACGACGAGATTCAGTGCGTGGAGTGCGGAGCTGCGCAAGGTGCACGGCACGCTGCGCGACGCTCTGCGAGTGACCAGGCAAGCCGTCGCAGACGGCGACCCGGGGGTGACTGCCGCGCGCGACCTGCTGCTGTACTGCCACGGCTTCTGCGTAGCGCTCGACGGGCATCACCGCAGCGAAGACCATGTGCTCTTCCCCGCGATCGAATCGGCGCACCCCGAACTCGCCCCGGTGCTGCGCAAGCTGGAGCAGGACCACTCGATGATCGCGCATCTGCTGGGCGGACTGCAGTCGGCGGTCGACTCCCACGCCGCACCGGAGGAACTCGACCGGCATCTGGAGGGGGTGGCGGCGATCATGGAGAGCCACTTCCGCTACGAAGAGCGTCAGCTGTTGATCGTGCTGGAAGCGCTGGAGCTGGATGCTGCGCCGATGGAGGCGCTGGGTTCGTTCTGA
- the menD gene encoding 2-succinyl-5-enolpyruvyl-6-hydroxy-3-cyclohexene-1-carboxylic-acid synthase — translation MTASPASDAAASLLADLIAHGVRDIVIAPGSRSQALALAATRFARQGAVRVHVRIDERVAGFTALGLARETRVPAAVICTSGTAAANLLPAAMEAFHSGVPLLLLTADRPPELRGIGANQATVQPGLFDPFVRLSVDAPVPGDGSWHGLAERAVGAAMGVDAAPAAVPGVAGPVHLNLPSREPLSAVLPEGATAIPGEAPAAESREPLVLTRGLRTVVIAGADAGPEAEEIAHAGTWPLIAEIVSGARFGRYVVHGYREMLRDDILGGRIQRAVVLGHPTLSREVTALLRRDDVQVIAVRSGGEALNLNGRTVAAASVTVAPGEADRSWLGAWMEASAASIVDLSEDAPDQARLWSTDSAARRDAMRTELEAVRRPLDRELLADAVWRATWPHDRLMFGSSRLVRVADAVLGGKKVPVHANRGLAGIDGTISTAMGIAIASQAEGAAGVTRVLLGDLAFLHDVGGLLLPPDEHEPGIQVIVGNDGGGTIFDALEVASSAPREDLDRAFYTPHTTRLEPLALAYGWTYQRVTTRSALDQALSTPVGGRQLIEVPLPRE, via the coding sequence GTGACGGCATCGCCGGCATCGGATGCCGCGGCATCCCTCCTCGCCGACCTCATCGCGCACGGTGTGCGCGACATCGTGATCGCACCGGGTTCGCGCTCGCAGGCGCTCGCGCTCGCCGCCACCCGCTTCGCCCGGCAGGGAGCGGTGCGCGTGCACGTGCGCATCGATGAGCGCGTCGCCGGCTTCACCGCGCTGGGCCTCGCTCGCGAGACACGGGTACCCGCCGCCGTCATCTGCACATCCGGCACCGCGGCGGCGAACCTTCTTCCCGCCGCGATGGAGGCGTTTCATTCGGGCGTTCCCCTGCTGCTGCTCACCGCAGACCGCCCACCGGAGCTGCGCGGCATCGGCGCGAACCAGGCCACCGTCCAGCCCGGGCTCTTCGATCCGTTCGTGCGGCTGTCGGTCGATGCGCCGGTTCCCGGTGACGGCTCATGGCACGGTCTTGCCGAGCGAGCGGTCGGGGCTGCGATGGGAGTGGATGCTGCGCCCGCAGCCGTTCCTGGAGTCGCCGGCCCCGTGCATCTGAATCTGCCATCGCGAGAGCCGCTCTCCGCAGTGCTTCCGGAAGGCGCGACAGCGATTCCGGGGGAAGCTCCCGCAGCAGAATCGCGAGAGCCGCTTGTGCTCACGCGCGGCCTGCGCACCGTGGTGATCGCCGGTGCGGACGCGGGCCCGGAAGCGGAAGAGATCGCACACGCCGGCACCTGGCCACTCATCGCCGAGATCGTGAGCGGCGCTCGGTTCGGACGGTACGTCGTGCACGGCTATCGCGAGATGCTCCGCGACGACATCCTCGGCGGTCGGATTCAACGCGCCGTGGTGCTCGGCCATCCCACACTCAGCCGCGAGGTCACCGCGCTCCTGCGCCGCGACGACGTGCAGGTCATCGCGGTCCGCTCCGGTGGTGAGGCGCTGAATCTCAACGGGCGCACGGTGGCCGCAGCATCCGTCACCGTCGCTCCGGGTGAGGCCGACCGCTCCTGGTTGGGCGCGTGGATGGAGGCATCAGCCGCCTCCATCGTCGACCTCAGCGAAGACGCGCCTGATCAGGCGAGGCTCTGGTCGACCGACTCCGCCGCGAGACGAGACGCGATGCGCACGGAACTCGAGGCCGTGCGACGTCCACTCGATCGCGAACTGCTCGCCGACGCCGTGTGGCGCGCGACCTGGCCGCACGACCGACTGATGTTCGGATCGTCGCGGCTGGTGCGCGTCGCGGATGCTGTGCTCGGCGGCAAGAAGGTGCCGGTGCATGCCAACCGCGGCCTGGCTGGCATCGACGGCACGATCTCCACCGCCATGGGCATCGCCATCGCCAGCCAGGCCGAGGGCGCTGCCGGCGTGACGCGGGTGCTGCTGGGGGATCTTGCGTTCCTGCACGACGTCGGCGGACTGCTGCTGCCGCCCGACGAGCACGAACCGGGCATCCAGGTCATCGTCGGCAACGACGGCGGAGGCACGATCTTCGATGCGCTCGAGGTGGCGTCTTCCGCGCCGCGCGAGGACCTCGATCGCGCTTTCTACACACCGCATACGACACGACTCGAGCCCCTCGCGCTCGCCTACGGGTGGACGTACCAGCGGGTCACGACGCGCTCCGCACTCGACCAGGCGCTCAGCACACCGGTCGGCGGACGACAGCTCATCGAGGTGCCGCTGCCGCGTGAGTGA
- a CDS encoding PLD nuclease N-terminal domain-containing protein, which yields MARLLIVGGFLALVFWVFSIVDCAVQPATRHRGASKAAWIAIVVLIPVLGGILWFALGRRRRRDQESIRRAAPDDDPEFLRSLGNTEQDDRIRRLEEELARLDDETDPPAAEPRS from the coding sequence GTGGCGAGACTACTGATCGTCGGGGGCTTCCTTGCCCTCGTATTCTGGGTGTTCAGCATCGTCGACTGCGCAGTGCAGCCGGCGACGCGGCACCGTGGCGCCTCCAAGGCGGCCTGGATCGCGATCGTCGTCCTCATTCCCGTGCTCGGCGGCATCCTCTGGTTCGCTCTCGGCCGTCGGCGGCGCCGCGACCAGGAGAGCATCCGCAGGGCTGCGCCAGACGATGACCCTGAGTTCCTCCGCAGCCTCGGCAACACCGAACAGGACGACCGCATCCGCCGGCTCGAAGAGGAACTCGCACGCCTGGACGACGAGACAGACCCTCCGGCGGCCGAGCCTCGATCGTGA
- a CDS encoding DHA2 family efflux MFS transporter permease subunit → MTPQLTPTRRRSFGLVIAAAALPMFMATLDNLVMTNALPVLHAELGASVEELQWFVNAYTLAFASTILIAAALGDRFGRRTVFLIGIALFSVGSVAAALSSDPTQLITARAVQGFGGAGVLPLSLALLSGGVAPERRPLAIGIWGGVSGLGVAVGPLVGGAVIEGWNWQAIFWLNIPVAIVAIPLALFVLNNDFGAKARIDLVGAVFAAGSVLALVHGIVRGNDDGWSSLGVVMELAAGAVLLVAFLLWQRRAAAPLVPLRLFSDRSFSATNVVGFAFSFGTFGAVFILIQYLQVVQGASPLEAAVQTTPWTLAPMFVAPLAGIFAPRIGTRALMVAGLVLQGAGLLWIALIMSETTAYAALVAPFVMAGVGMGLVFAPSATALLATLGVIDHAKASGVNSTVREIGIALGTAVMTAVFVGAGGELRPDMYVEAARPAVLVGAAVLFAASIVGLWLPAGRSSTTPASDTGDAEPPVPTSEPDALVRT, encoded by the coding sequence ATGACCCCTCAGCTGACACCCACGCGACGACGCTCCTTCGGGCTGGTCATCGCCGCGGCAGCGCTCCCCATGTTCATGGCAACCCTGGACAACCTCGTCATGACGAACGCACTGCCTGTTCTCCACGCCGAGCTCGGCGCGAGCGTCGAAGAGCTGCAGTGGTTCGTCAACGCCTACACGCTGGCGTTCGCGAGCACGATCCTCATCGCCGCTGCCCTCGGCGATCGCTTCGGGAGGCGGACGGTGTTCCTGATCGGCATCGCCCTTTTCTCCGTCGGCTCGGTCGCCGCGGCACTCAGCTCGGATCCGACGCAGCTCATCACGGCACGCGCGGTGCAGGGCTTCGGTGGTGCGGGGGTACTGCCGCTGTCCCTCGCGCTCCTCTCCGGCGGTGTCGCTCCGGAGCGTCGGCCACTGGCCATCGGCATCTGGGGTGGGGTATCCGGTCTCGGTGTCGCCGTCGGCCCGCTGGTCGGCGGTGCGGTCATAGAAGGCTGGAACTGGCAGGCGATCTTCTGGCTCAACATCCCTGTGGCGATCGTCGCCATTCCGCTCGCGCTGTTCGTGTTGAACAACGACTTCGGAGCGAAGGCGCGCATCGACCTGGTCGGAGCCGTGTTCGCGGCCGGAAGCGTTCTCGCGCTCGTGCATGGCATCGTGCGCGGCAACGATGACGGATGGTCGTCTCTCGGGGTCGTCATGGAGCTTGCCGCCGGTGCCGTACTGCTCGTGGCCTTCCTGCTGTGGCAACGTCGCGCGGCCGCACCGCTCGTCCCGCTGCGGCTGTTCTCAGATCGTTCGTTCTCAGCCACGAACGTGGTGGGCTTCGCGTTCAGCTTCGGGACGTTCGGTGCCGTGTTCATCCTGATCCAGTACCTGCAGGTGGTGCAGGGGGCCTCACCCCTGGAGGCAGCAGTGCAGACGACGCCGTGGACCCTCGCGCCGATGTTCGTCGCACCTCTCGCCGGCATCTTCGCGCCACGCATCGGGACGCGCGCGCTCATGGTCGCCGGCCTCGTTCTTCAGGGCGCCGGCCTGCTGTGGATCGCGCTCATCATGTCGGAGACGACTGCCTATGCGGCCCTGGTCGCACCGTTCGTCATGGCGGGTGTCGGCATGGGGCTCGTGTTCGCACCCTCAGCGACCGCGCTGCTCGCGACGCTCGGTGTCATCGACCATGCCAAGGCCTCCGGGGTCAACTCCACGGTCAGAGAGATCGGAATCGCGCTCGGCACAGCCGTCATGACGGCGGTCTTCGTCGGGGCCGGCGGTGAGTTGCGGCCGGATATGTACGTGGAGGCGGCCCGGCCGGCGGTTCTCGTGGGCGCTGCAGTGCTCTTCGCGGCATCGATCGTCGGATTGTGGCTGCCGGCCGGTCGCTCCTCGACCACGCCGGCCAGTGACACCGGTGATGCGGAACCGCCGGTCCCGACGTCGGAGCCTGACGCGCTCGTGCGCACCTGA
- a CDS encoding TetR/AcrR family transcriptional regulator, protein MSSPRLSSGERREQIVLAAVAVFGARGYVGTTTDEVARAAGVSQPYVVRLFGSKENLFLAAMEESLDRMMSSFRAALVADDSGLSTEKRIGRAYVDLLNVRGMHQMLAHSYLLGSHPVIGPAARRGFTTVWRFFREEAGFDAESARNFMAEGMLISTMIGLRIVDDYGTDPEIDELFAACFPTELSSVLDLVPRGNEPW, encoded by the coding sequence ATGAGCTCTCCCCGCCTGTCATCGGGCGAACGCCGCGAACAGATCGTGCTCGCGGCGGTCGCGGTCTTCGGTGCCCGAGGTTATGTCGGCACGACCACCGATGAGGTTGCCCGTGCGGCCGGAGTGAGCCAGCCCTACGTCGTACGCCTGTTCGGTTCGAAGGAGAATCTCTTCCTCGCCGCGATGGAGGAATCACTCGATCGGATGATGTCCTCCTTCCGCGCTGCGCTCGTCGCGGACGACAGCGGCCTGTCGACGGAGAAGCGCATCGGTCGGGCCTATGTCGATCTGCTCAACGTGCGAGGGATGCATCAGATGCTCGCGCACAGTTACCTGCTCGGCAGTCATCCCGTGATCGGCCCTGCTGCGCGACGGGGTTTCACAACGGTCTGGCGGTTCTTCCGTGAGGAAGCCGGGTTCGATGCGGAGAGCGCCAGGAACTTCATGGCAGAGGGGATGCTGATCAGCACGATGATCGGATTGCGGATCGTCGACGACTACGGCACGGATCCCGAGATCGACGAGCTGTTCGCCGCCTGCTTCCCCACCGAACTGTCGAGCGTGCTCGATCTGGTCCCCCGCGGCAACGAGCCCTGGTAG
- a CDS encoding 4'-phosphopantetheinyl transferase family protein translates to MIDSFSLGPVRIAWATIDPPAFAVQETLRQIGDSQLLRHQGLDEPSAKRFAAGRLLLAELIPELISADGVRLTSVCDQCGGDHGCPRIEGAPFTVSLSYAGDMVVAAAVALESASAVGIDIEPRASNDDAPLHELTRLFAPRSPPGLREWTEIEAAVKADGRGLRIPPSAVRFGEHSAMLLPGGRRVLVPDRRDRFEVAAVPGPPAHIVSVAVVAAVNEATQGAPSRPARRGRARRAQIR, encoded by the coding sequence ATGATCGACAGCTTCTCGCTGGGTCCCGTGCGGATCGCCTGGGCCACGATCGATCCCCCGGCTTTCGCGGTGCAGGAAACTCTGCGCCAAATCGGAGACTCCCAGCTTCTCCGCCATCAGGGCCTGGATGAGCCCAGCGCCAAGCGGTTCGCCGCTGGGCGTCTGCTGCTCGCGGAGCTCATTCCCGAGCTGATCTCGGCAGACGGGGTCCGCCTCACGAGTGTCTGCGATCAGTGCGGGGGCGACCATGGCTGCCCCCGCATCGAAGGAGCGCCGTTCACCGTGAGCCTCAGTTACGCCGGTGACATGGTCGTCGCTGCCGCGGTCGCGCTGGAATCGGCATCCGCGGTGGGCATAGACATCGAACCCCGCGCGAGCAACGACGATGCCCCACTGCACGAGCTCACACGCCTGTTCGCGCCCCGGTCTCCGCCTGGACTGCGCGAATGGACCGAGATCGAAGCGGCCGTCAAGGCGGACGGCCGTGGTCTGCGCATCCCGCCCTCAGCTGTCAGGTTCGGCGAGCACTCCGCAATGCTGCTTCCTGGGGGACGGAGGGTTCTCGTCCCTGACCGACGAGATCGCTTCGAGGTCGCCGCCGTACCGGGCCCGCCGGCCCACATCGTCAGCGTCGCCGTCGTCGCTGCTGTCAACGAGGCAACGCAGGGAGCGCCGTCGCGTCCAGCCAGGCGTGGAAGAGCTCGGCGAGCGCAGATCCGGTGA
- a CDS encoding M1 family metallopeptidase produces the protein MSGDPYVAQSGDSNLSVDHYELELEYKVTTNRLSGTAIVSGHVRAATSALSFDLVGLRASRVRLGAGKSVPFRQSDRKLRVSLGTPLAAGDAFAVTIAYAGAPRPRRSRWGTIGWEELEDGVITASQPTGAPTWFPCNDLPSDKATYRLTFTTDSAYTVIAGGTTSRSTRGGRTTWIFDRDIPTATYLATVQIGRYVQSPIEFTGVVGELHYPRSLEGRVLADFADLPAMMRVFEETFGPYPLPDYRVVVTEDELEIPLEAQGVGIFGANHADGGSGSERLIAHELAHQWFGNSVGLSQWHDIWLNEGFACYAEWIWSERSGGPTAHAEAVVHHRRLGALDQDILLGAPGPDLMFDDRIYKRGALALHAVRLTVGDEAFFRLLRTWTDRFRWATATTADFIALAEEVTGSALAELFHAWLDATALPALPR, from the coding sequence ATGAGCGGCGACCCGTACGTCGCGCAGAGCGGCGATTCGAACCTGAGCGTCGACCACTACGAGCTCGAGCTCGAGTACAAGGTGACGACGAATCGTCTCAGCGGCACAGCCATCGTGAGCGGGCACGTCCGCGCGGCGACCAGCGCGCTGTCGTTCGACCTCGTCGGGCTCCGCGCCTCACGAGTGCGCCTCGGCGCCGGGAAGTCAGTGCCCTTTCGCCAGAGCGATCGAAAACTCCGCGTCTCTCTCGGCACGCCACTCGCCGCCGGCGACGCGTTCGCGGTGACCATCGCCTATGCCGGCGCCCCGAGGCCCCGTCGATCGCGATGGGGGACGATCGGCTGGGAGGAACTGGAAGACGGCGTCATCACCGCGTCGCAGCCGACCGGTGCGCCGACGTGGTTCCCCTGCAACGATCTCCCGTCGGACAAGGCGACTTATCGGTTGACCTTCACCACCGATTCCGCGTACACGGTCATCGCCGGTGGAACCACGTCACGGTCGACCCGCGGCGGCAGGACGACATGGATCTTCGACCGTGACATCCCCACGGCCACGTATCTCGCGACCGTTCAGATCGGCCGCTATGTCCAGTCGCCGATCGAGTTCACCGGTGTGGTGGGTGAGCTTCACTACCCGCGCTCGCTGGAGGGCCGAGTGTTGGCGGACTTCGCCGACCTGCCCGCGATGATGAGGGTGTTCGAGGAGACGTTCGGGCCCTACCCGCTGCCGGACTACCGGGTCGTCGTCACCGAGGACGAGTTGGAGATTCCCCTGGAGGCGCAGGGCGTCGGCATCTTCGGTGCGAATCATGCCGACGGCGGCAGTGGGTCAGAGCGTCTCATCGCACACGAGCTCGCTCATCAGTGGTTCGGAAACAGCGTCGGGCTGTCGCAGTGGCATGACATCTGGCTGAACGAAGGATTCGCCTGCTACGCGGAATGGATCTGGTCGGAGCGCTCTGGCGGCCCCACAGCGCACGCTGAAGCAGTGGTACATCACCGTCGCCTGGGCGCCCTCGATCAGGACATCCTCCTCGGCGCGCCCGGCCCCGACCTGATGTTCGATGACCGGATCTACAAACGAGGTGCGCTCGCGCTCCACGCTGTGCGTCTGACGGTCGGCGACGAGGCGTTCTTCCGGTTGCTGCGCACCTGGACCGACCGCTTCCGCTGGGCGACGGCGACGACCGCCGACTTCATCGCGTTGGCCGAAGAAGTCACCGGATCTGCGCTCGCCGAGCTCTTCCACGCCTGGCTGGACGCGACGGCGCTCCCTGCGTTGCCTCGTTGA